From a single Pirellulaceae bacterium genomic region:
- a CDS encoding DUF790 family protein, whose product METSINSRSTVRPALYDQRGVAMAKMIPMLLACQHWRLAAKVSVGNAGRFLQLRLSSDDGLRSPIEPDDQFDSQIEADLMHKWQAGPVNGWALERETGLLERYQKILLPDFLWTHQSGKQIHLEIIGFWTPEYIQSKLHT is encoded by the coding sequence ATGGAGACGAGTATCAATTCACGCTCAACGGTCCGGCCAGCGCTTTACGACCAACGCGGCGTGGCCATGGCCAAGATGATCCCCATGCTTTTAGCTTGCCAACATTGGCGATTGGCTGCCAAAGTCTCGGTGGGCAATGCTGGTCGCTTTCTCCAGCTCCGCTTGTCCAGTGATGATGGCTTGAGGTCACCCATTGAGCCGGATGACCAGTTCGATTCCCAGATCGAAGCCGATTTGATGCACAAGTGGCAAGCAGGTCCTGTGAACGGCTGGGCTTTAGAGCGTGAAACTGGCCTGCTAGAACGGTACCAAAAGATTCTCCTGCCTGACTTTTTATGGACGCACCAGTCAGGCAAGCAAATCCATCTGGAGATCATCGGCTTTTGGACGCCCGAGTATATTCAGTCGAAACTGCATACCTAA
- a CDS encoding DUF790 family protein: MGQPREQIERELFADVIEFHPLESLAGFDSPAALLARYDVAQVQVCLYRATQLTV, from the coding sequence ATGGGTCAGCCCCGGGAGCAGATCGAGCGTGAGCTGTTCGCTGACGTGATTGAATTCCATCCGTTAGAATCCCTTGCGGGCTTCGACAGTCCAGCGGCACTGTTGGCTCGGTACGACGTGGCTCAGGTGCAAGTCTGTCTGTATCGGGCAACGCAATTGACCGTGTGA
- a CDS encoding DUF790 family protein, with protein MLTSQEALAEFDFANGLIRPGPLIRSTHAHYLAAAEQLLKTYADSVGATRQVVHQHAEDILDQLPDCSSRRMSAIIKLLDDASQYASDSGRRATKLREQVFQAAAARHPLVFKAEGGSNRNTGRLSERLPHRWVSPGSRSSVSCSLT; from the coding sequence ATGCTGACCTCGCAAGAAGCCTTGGCAGAATTCGATTTCGCCAACGGTTTGATCCGTCCCGGTCCACTGATTCGATCCACGCACGCACATTACTTGGCCGCCGCCGAGCAGTTGTTGAAGACCTATGCAGACAGCGTGGGGGCCACGCGACAAGTCGTACACCAACACGCCGAGGACATTTTAGATCAACTGCCGGATTGTTCATCACGACGCATGTCGGCCATCATCAAATTATTGGATGATGCCAGTCAGTACGCCTCCGATAGCGGTCGCCGAGCGACCAAATTAAGAGAGCAAGTCTTCCAGGCCGCTGCCGCCCGACATCCCTTGGTTTTCAAGGCGGAGGGGGGATCGAATCGCAACACTGGGCGGTTAAGCGAGAGATTGCCGCACAGATGGGTCAGCCCCGGGAGCAGATCGAGCGTGAGCTGTTCGCTGACGTGA